The following proteins are encoded in a genomic region of Oncorhynchus masou masou isolate Uvic2021 chromosome 19, UVic_Omas_1.1, whole genome shotgun sequence:
- the LOC135505716 gene encoding bone morphogenetic protein 2-like, whose protein sequence is MVAVFRSLMVLLLAQVLLGGAAGLIPEVGRRKYSESGKQSPEQSENFLNEFELRLLNMFGLKRRPNPSRQAVVPQYMVDLYRMHSANGDHSTKRPRSMGRHAERAASKANTIRSFHHEESMEALASLKGRTTQQFFFNLTSIPGEELITSAELRVYRDQVLGATAAPTSNTSHNSSNRSSTNTSTSVGGIHRINVYEVFGAPASPHGEPLTRLLDTRLVQDSLSRWESFDVSPAVSQWSSGGSHNHGFMVEVFHPDTQGGEEAQRQSRHVRVSRSLHEDQDSWPQARPLLVTYSHDGRGNAVLHRDKRQAAGHRKQRRKHQHKANCHRHELDVDFSEVGWNEWIVAPPGYHAFYCHGVCPFPLADHLNSTNHAIVQTLVNSVNSNIPRACCVPTELSPISLLYLDEYEKVILKNYQDMVVEGCGCR, encoded by the exons ATGGTCGCCGTGTTTCGTTCTCTCATGGTACTGCTGCTGGCTCAGGTGTTGCTAGGAGGCGCTGCGGGACTTATCCCCGAGGTCGGCCGGAGGAAGTACAGCGAGTCCGGGAAGCAGAGCCCGGAGCAGTCGGAGAACTTTCTTAACGAGTTTGAGCTGCGGCTCCTCAATATGTTCGGACTTAAACGGAGGCCGAACCCGAGCAGGCAGGCTGTGGTGCCCCAGTACATGGTGGACCTGTACCGTATGCATTCGGCGAACGGAGACCACAGCACTAAACGGCCCCGGAGCATGgggagacatgcagagagagccGCCAGCAAGGCCAACACGATTAGAAGCTTTCACCACGAAG AATCCATGGAGGCTCTGGCAAGTCTGAAGGGCAGGACCACCCAGCAGTTCTTCTTCAATCTCACCTCCATCCCTGGAGAAGAGCTCATCACCTCTGCAGAGCTCCGGGTCTACAGGGACCAGGTCCTGGGGGCCACAGCAGCTCCCACCAGTAACACCAGTCACAACAGCAGTAACCGCTCCAGTACCAATACCAGTACCAGTGTTGGTGGCATCCATCGTATCAACGTGTACGAGGTGTTTGGAGCCCCTGCATCTCCCCATGGTGAACCCCTGACGCGCCTCCTGGACACTCGGCTGGTGCAGGATTCTCTGAGCCGCTGGGAAAGCTTCGACGTCAGTCCCGCCGTGTCCCAGTGGTCCTCCGGGGGGAGCCACAACCACGGATTCATGGTGGAGGTGTTCCACCCAGACACCCAGGGGGGTGAGGAGGCCCAGAGACAAAGCAGGCACGTCAGGGTGAGCCGTTCCCTCCACGAGGACCAGGACTCATGGCCCCAGGCTCGACCCCTGCTGGTGACCTACAGTCATGACGGACGGGGGAACGCGGTGCTGCACAGGGACAAGAGACAGGCAGCAGGCCACAGGAAACAGAGGAGGAAGCACCAACACAAGGCCAACTGCCACAGACACGAACTCGACGTGGACTTCAGCGAAGTGGGCTGGAACGAGTGGATAGTGGCGCCCCCTGGCTACCATGCTTTCTACTGCCACGGGGTATGTCCCTTCCCATTGGCCGACCACCTTAACTCCACCAACCACGCCATCGTTCAGACGCTGGTCAACTCTGTGAACTCCAACATCCCCCGGGCGTGCTGCGTGCCCACAGAGCTCAGCCCCATATCACTGCTCTATCTGGACGAGTATGAGAAGGTCATCCTCAAAAACTACCAGGACATGGTGGTGGAGGGGTGTGGCTGCCggtga